The following are encoded together in the Halopseudomonas salegens genome:
- the ilvD gene encoding dihydroxy-acid dehydratase, whose translation MSEDKRRRHSSPVVDGLGKSASRAMLRAVGFTDEDFRKPQVGIASTWSNLTPCNMHINRLAEESAAGADEAGGKSLIFNTITVSDGIANGTEGMKYSLVSREVIADSIETVAGCEGFDGLVAIGGCDKNMPGCLMGLARLNRPAVFVYGGTIMPGDNHTDIISVFEAVGAHAQGKMDLIELKQIEETAIPGPGSCGGMYTANTMASAIEAMGMSLPGCSAQNAVSDTKVADCRAAGAAVLHLLDCDIKPSDIMTRKAFENAITVVIALGGSTNAVLHLLAMASTVGVELALEDFAEIGKRVPVLADLRPSGHYMMSELVAIGGIQPLIKLLLARGLVHGDCLTVTGKTLAENLADVAPYPEGQDIIHAFDNPIKADSHLRILYGNLAPTGAVAKITGKEGTHFVGRARVFHSEEEAQERILDGSVVAGDVLVIRYEGPKGGPGMREMLTPTSAIMGKGLGSDVALITDGRFSGGSHGFVVGHITPEAADGGPIALVEDGDTITIDAVANRIELDVSEQELDRRRQAWQAPAPRYTRGVLAKYARTVGSASEGAVTDLMPS comes from the coding sequence ATGTCAGAAGACAAACGCCGCCGGCACTCATCCCCGGTTGTAGATGGGCTCGGCAAATCAGCCAGTCGCGCCATGTTGCGCGCCGTGGGTTTTACCGACGAAGACTTTCGCAAGCCGCAGGTGGGTATTGCCTCCACCTGGAGCAACCTGACGCCCTGCAATATGCACATCAACCGGCTGGCGGAAGAATCGGCAGCCGGAGCGGATGAGGCCGGTGGCAAGTCGCTGATTTTCAATACCATCACCGTATCGGACGGCATTGCCAATGGCACCGAGGGGATGAAGTATTCGCTGGTCTCCCGCGAAGTGATTGCCGACTCGATTGAAACCGTTGCCGGCTGCGAGGGCTTTGACGGGCTGGTGGCCATTGGGGGCTGTGACAAAAACATGCCCGGCTGCCTGATGGGGCTGGCGCGACTCAACCGTCCGGCAGTATTCGTCTATGGCGGCACCATCATGCCGGGTGACAACCACACCGACATTATTTCCGTTTTCGAGGCTGTTGGCGCCCACGCCCAGGGCAAGATGGACCTGATCGAGCTCAAGCAGATCGAAGAAACCGCCATCCCCGGCCCCGGCTCTTGCGGCGGCATGTATACCGCCAACACCATGGCGTCGGCGATTGAGGCCATGGGCATGAGCCTGCCGGGATGCTCGGCGCAGAATGCGGTATCCGATACCAAGGTGGCCGACTGCCGGGCTGCCGGTGCCGCTGTGCTGCATCTGCTGGATTGCGATATCAAACCCTCCGACATCATGACCCGCAAAGCCTTCGAGAACGCGATTACTGTAGTCATCGCCCTCGGTGGCTCGACCAATGCCGTGCTGCACCTGTTGGCCATGGCCAGCACTGTCGGCGTCGAGCTAGCGCTGGAAGATTTTGCCGAGATCGGCAAGCGCGTCCCGGTGCTCGCGGATTTGCGCCCCAGTGGTCACTACATGATGTCGGAACTGGTCGCCATTGGCGGCATTCAGCCACTGATCAAGTTGCTGCTGGCGCGGGGACTGGTGCATGGCGATTGTCTGACGGTAACCGGCAAGACGCTGGCCGAGAACCTGGCCGATGTTGCCCCCTACCCAGAAGGTCAGGACATCATTCATGCCTTCGACAACCCGATCAAAGCCGACAGCCACCTGCGCATTTTGTACGGCAACCTCGCCCCGACCGGTGCGGTAGCAAAAATCACCGGCAAGGAAGGCACCCATTTTGTCGGCCGGGCGCGGGTGTTTCATTCGGAAGAAGAAGCCCAGGAACGGATTCTGGATGGTTCGGTGGTGGCCGGCGATGTGCTGGTCATTCGCTACGAAGGCCCCAAGGGCGGCCCCGGCATGCGCGAAATGCTCACCCCCACCTCAGCCATCATGGGCAAGGGCCTGGGTAGCGATGTAGCCTTGATCACCGACGGCCGTTTTTCCGGAGGCAGTCACGGTTTCGTGGTCGGGCACATTACGCCTGAAGCCGCCGATGGCGGCCCGATCGCCCTGGTGGAAGACGGCGACACCATTACCATTGATGCGGTGGCCAATCGCATTGAACTGGACGTCTCCGAGCAGGAGCTGGATCGCCGGCGCCAGGCCTGGCAGGCGCCGGCCCCGCGATATACCCGCGGGGTATTGGCGAAGTATGCACGCACCGTGGGTTCGGCTTCCGAGGGGGCGGTGACGGATTTGATGCCCTCGTAA
- a CDS encoding MOSC domain-containing protein: MQKVGTIQSIWRYPVKGMAGESLSQCRLGAGGITGDRTWAVQDCQRQEIQSCKFRPGLLQYRARQRLNEQGELTGAVEITFPDGSVLASGNPAIDQQISSAIGHASALQALRPFADDAGFYRRYKADATTWLQELKATFDREPGEPLPDLDNLPAEMQEYVALPGTFFLVSPMHILTTASLQHMQSINPAADWHVERFRPNLVIESLPGMQGLVEQSWLGKQMRIGNITIDCAGPAPRCGAVTRAQSQLGDDKSILRSIVREAEQNLGIYGAIDGEDLIRVGDEVLVF, encoded by the coding sequence ATGCAGAAAGTCGGTACGATTCAGTCCATCTGGCGTTACCCGGTCAAGGGCATGGCCGGTGAAAGCCTGTCGCAATGCCGGCTGGGTGCGGGTGGCATCACGGGAGACCGGACCTGGGCGGTGCAGGATTGTCAGCGGCAAGAAATCCAGAGCTGCAAGTTTCGCCCGGGTCTGTTGCAGTACCGAGCCCGGCAACGGCTGAACGAGCAGGGCGAGTTAACCGGGGCTGTGGAGATCACCTTCCCCGATGGCAGCGTGCTTGCGAGCGGCAATCCGGCTATTGATCAGCAGATCTCCAGCGCTATTGGCCATGCCAGTGCCTTGCAGGCATTACGGCCGTTCGCCGACGATGCCGGGTTCTATCGACGTTACAAGGCCGATGCCACGACCTGGCTGCAGGAGCTGAAAGCCACTTTTGACCGCGAGCCCGGCGAACCCTTGCCGGACCTGGATAATCTGCCTGCCGAGATGCAGGAGTATGTGGCGTTACCCGGCACCTTTTTTCTTGTCTCACCAATGCATATCCTGACCACCGCCAGCCTGCAGCATATGCAATCGATCAACCCTGCGGCTGATTGGCATGTGGAGCGGTTTCGGCCGAATCTGGTGATCGAGTCGCTGCCGGGTATGCAGGGTCTGGTTGAACAGTCCTGGCTGGGTAAACAGATGCGCATTGGCAATATCACCATTGATTGCGCCGGTCCTGCGCCGCGCTGTGGCGCGGTAACCCGGGCCCAGAGCCAGCTGGGCGATGATAAAAGTATTCTGCGCAGCATTGTCCGTGAGGCAGAACAAAACCTTGGCATCTATGGGGCAATCGATGGAGAGGATCTGATACGCGTGGGTGACGAGGTGCTGGTTTTCTGA
- a CDS encoding GGDEF domain-containing protein, translated as MEARRRVDEPRSQFWLMSMRCCLMAGSVDVAFFFIFHYLGSPILAWINVLSVGMYVIAYWALKHRHNRLAVLLIWVEVIVHAALGTLLIGWDSGFYYYLLMFIPALYAGNHSLRSASIAVFALWLFYVGLNTTMRFVEPIQPIAESALLGVYLFNLTCVFIMFSYLSLYYITTVKKAHRILGHMATTDPLTHLFNRRHMIELAERDITDDAGQTVNVAFLLMDIDYFKQFNDRYGHDFGDRVLCEISQILSATLREQDYVGRWGGEEFLAVLPHTDTQQAQLIAERVRAAVAEHDWMQHGLTTPVTMSIGVSHHRRGEVLSDSIVRADAALYAGKDSGRNRVEVATGGA; from the coding sequence ATGGAAGCACGCCGTCGAGTGGATGAGCCACGCTCGCAGTTCTGGTTGATGAGCATGCGTTGCTGCCTGATGGCAGGCAGTGTGGATGTCGCCTTTTTCTTTATTTTCCATTACCTTGGCTCCCCTATTCTGGCCTGGATCAACGTGCTCAGTGTGGGCATGTACGTCATCGCCTACTGGGCTTTGAAACACCGCCACAATCGCCTGGCCGTGCTGCTGATATGGGTAGAGGTGATCGTGCATGCCGCGCTGGGCACGCTGCTGATCGGCTGGGACAGCGGCTTCTACTACTACCTGCTGATGTTCATTCCGGCCCTGTATGCCGGCAACCACAGCCTGCGCTCGGCCAGCATCGCGGTGTTTGCTTTATGGCTGTTCTATGTCGGGCTGAATACGACCATGCGCTTTGTCGAGCCGATACAGCCGATCGCCGAAAGCGCTCTGCTGGGTGTCTACCTGTTCAACCTGACCTGCGTATTCATCATGTTCAGCTACTTGTCGCTGTATTACATCACGACCGTCAAAAAGGCTCATCGCATCCTCGGTCACATGGCCACCACAGACCCACTGACTCACCTGTTCAACCGGCGACACATGATCGAGTTGGCCGAGCGTGACATTACCGATGACGCCGGGCAAACGGTGAACGTAGCTTTCTTGCTCATGGATATCGACTATTTCAAGCAATTCAATGACCGTTACGGACATGATTTTGGTGACCGCGTGTTATGCGAGATCAGCCAGATCCTCAGCGCAACATTGCGTGAGCAGGATTATGTCGGCCGTTGGGGCGGGGAGGAGTTCCTGGCCGTGCTACCACATACCGATACCCAGCAAGCGCAGTTGATTGCCGAGCGCGTGCGTGCCGCCGTCGCGGAGCATGACTGGATGCAGCACGGCCTGACCACACCGGTGACCATGAGTATCGGTGTCAGTCATCACCGGCGCGGTGAAGTGCTCAGTGACAGTATTGTCCGTGCAGACGCTGCGCTGTATGCAGGCAAGGATAGCGGACGAAACCGGGTCGAGGTGGCCACAGGCGGCGCTTGA
- a CDS encoding DUF1304 domain-containing protein: MHISTQLLAFLAAALHVLIFCMESLWFMRPQVHKRFGAATAEDAEARRLFAFNQGFYNLFLAIGVLLGLVLLYWPASLIVGQTLVLFCCASMLGAAVVLLVSGGKRMLRAAVMQGVFPLLVLLTWLVL, translated from the coding sequence ATGCATATTTCCACTCAGCTTCTAGCCTTTCTTGCCGCAGCATTGCACGTGCTTATTTTTTGCATGGAAAGCCTGTGGTTCATGCGGCCGCAGGTACACAAGCGGTTCGGCGCAGCCACGGCAGAAGATGCTGAAGCCAGACGCTTGTTTGCCTTCAACCAGGGTTTCTACAACCTGTTCCTGGCCATTGGCGTACTGCTCGGCCTGGTCCTGCTGTATTGGCCTGCCAGCCTGATCGTTGGCCAGACATTGGTGCTGTTTTGTTGTGCCAGCATGTTGGGCGCCGCGGTGGTGCTGCTTGTTTCCGGCGGCAAACGGATGTTGCGAGCAGCCGTGATGCAAGGCGTGTTTCCATTGCTGGTTTTGCTCACCTGGCTGGTGTTGTAA
- a CDS encoding MarR family winged helix-turn-helix transcriptional regulator → MITRAYDEALRPSGLRITQFTLLVAIGYGAPGSISELADWLAMERTTLTRNLKLLEKEGLIETHAGAHHRARASGLTPTGKAKLDEAYPLWQAVQKRYREGLGEEQWLESHDTLVGLTRIAR, encoded by the coding sequence ATGATAACCCGTGCCTACGACGAGGCATTGCGGCCAAGCGGGTTGCGGATCACCCAGTTTACCTTGCTGGTCGCCATAGGTTATGGCGCACCCGGCTCGATCAGCGAGCTGGCAGACTGGTTGGCGATGGAGCGCACGACGCTGACCCGCAACCTCAAGCTGCTGGAGAAAGAGGGGCTGATCGAGACTCATGCGGGAGCCCATCACCGTGCACGCGCTTCCGGGTTGACGCCCACTGGCAAAGCCAAGCTGGATGAAGCCTACCCTTTGTGGCAAGCCGTGCAGAAAAGGTACCGGGAAGGGCTCGGAGAAGAGCAATGGCTGGAAAGCCATGATACGTTGGTCGGTCTGACCAGAATCGCTCGCTAG
- a CDS encoding alpha/beta hydrolase — translation MTGFISALLPGYFGSLGARAFLKPRPNTSRRHWAEAFSGFERREISVDGLQVPFWVKGKGPLVLLVHGWERDHFAMGGFVAPLLDAGYRVAALDLPGHGEADGESAPLPLLARSITEIASALKQPCTVIAHSIGAAMTALATEAYGLKPDCVVLICAPRGAEDYALAQARRQGLSERALHQMVRQINQALGEPLERYRVDRALDSMTAPILLVHAADDAIVPLSDAQENLRASSAHSLWLSSGGHNRILADRLMIDNVLTWLNSPVPMPTRVVETTTAHG, via the coding sequence GTGACGGGTTTTATATCGGCGCTTTTGCCCGGTTACTTTGGTTCGCTGGGGGCACGCGCCTTTCTCAAGCCACGCCCCAATACCAGCAGACGGCATTGGGCGGAGGCATTCAGCGGGTTCGAGCGCAGAGAAATCAGCGTTGATGGCCTTCAGGTTCCATTCTGGGTCAAAGGCAAGGGTCCGCTGGTCCTGCTGGTCCATGGATGGGAGCGGGATCATTTTGCCATGGGCGGTTTCGTGGCACCGCTGCTGGATGCCGGCTACCGAGTAGCCGCTCTTGATCTGCCCGGGCATGGCGAGGCGGATGGCGAAAGCGCGCCACTCCCCCTCCTGGCCAGATCAATCACTGAAATAGCCTCTGCACTCAAGCAGCCCTGCACAGTGATCGCCCACTCCATCGGCGCGGCAATGACAGCGCTGGCGACAGAGGCCTATGGGCTCAAGCCCGACTGCGTAGTGCTGATCTGCGCCCCGCGTGGTGCTGAGGATTATGCCCTCGCGCAGGCCCGGCGCCAGGGGCTCAGCGAGCGCGCTTTGCATCAGATGGTCAGGCAGATCAACCAGGCTCTGGGTGAACCGCTGGAGCGCTACCGGGTCGATCGGGCACTCGACTCGATGACGGCCCCGATTCTTCTGGTCCATGCCGCAGACGACGCCATCGTGCCGCTGTCGGATGCGCAGGAAAACCTGCGTGCCTCATCCGCCCACTCGCTCTGGTTGTCCAGCGGCGGTCACAACCGAATCCTGGCCGATCGCCTGATGATCGACAACGTCCTGACATGGTTGAACTCGCCAGTACCCATGCCAACCAGGGTCGTGGAAACAACCACCGCTCATGGGTAG